One Bacteroidota bacterium genomic region harbors:
- the sufC gene encoding Fe-S cluster assembly ATPase SufC: protein MLEIKNLRVSIEDENKEILKGLDLTVKAGEVHAIMGPNGSGKSTLASVLAGRDGYEVTEGSVTFQNDDLLELEADERALEGLFLAFQYPVELPGVSMSNFLKQAINAQRAHRGEDPITAMEFLKLLKEKAEMVHLDPNLKKRSVNEGFSGGEKKRNEIFQMAILEPKLAIMDETDSGLDIDALRIVSDGVNQLRADDRAFVVITHYQRLLEYIVPDFVHVLVDGRIVKSGGKELALELEEKGYDWIKEEVLA from the coding sequence ATGCTAGAGATCAAAAATCTCCGCGTTTCGATAGAAGACGAGAACAAAGAAATCCTGAAAGGCCTGGACCTCACCGTAAAAGCAGGGGAAGTACACGCCATCATGGGCCCAAATGGCTCAGGCAAAAGCACCCTGGCCTCTGTATTGGCCGGCCGCGACGGCTATGAAGTGACAGAAGGATCTGTCACCTTCCAGAATGACGACCTCCTGGAACTGGAAGCAGATGAGCGCGCCCTCGAAGGCCTGTTCCTCGCGTTTCAGTACCCGGTTGAGCTGCCTGGCGTCAGTATGTCCAACTTTCTCAAGCAGGCCATCAACGCACAGCGCGCGCACCGTGGCGAGGATCCTATCACAGCCATGGAATTCCTGAAGCTGCTGAAGGAAAAGGCAGAAATGGTACACCTGGACCCGAACCTGAAGAAGCGTTCGGTGAACGAAGGCTTCTCAGGTGGCGAAAAGAAACGCAATGAGATTTTCCAGATGGCTATTCTGGAGCCCAAACTTGCCATCATGGACGAAACCGATTCTGGTCTCGACATCGATGCACTTCGGATTGTCTCAGACGGCGTAAACCAGTTACGCGCTGATGACCGTGCCTTTGTAGTTATCACGCATTACCAGCGCCTCCTAGAATACATCGTGCCCGACTTCGTGCATGTGCTTGTAGACGGGCGGATTGTTAAGTCTGGTGGCAAAGAGCTAGCGCTTGAACTCGAAGAAAAAGGCTATGACTGGATCAAAGAAGAAGTCCTTGCCTGA
- the sufD gene encoding Fe-S cluster assembly protein SufD — MSVMTDQKLRMEDRFQVMYEQHNGHALNGSNASLTTIRQDAIEDFAKIGLPHKKTEAWKYTRIEKALSKDVQIQLQTATSSLQVADLAPFQIPELDAYRVVFLNGHMQPALGDLNGFTAGVTLTDLCTASTEHADLMNPHFAQYANPDSDAFVALNTAFAKDGLFLHVPQRTVLDKPIHVIHLFDMQADQMLQPRMLFVAEAGSQVKVIESFASLNNGAATFVNSVTEWVVEARAHVDHYQLQEFGEETTVVADIHAQQAATSFFSTHTTSLTGKMIRNNLTIVPDAEDCESHLFGFVLGKNDMHVDNHTLVDHKKPNCFSNELYKNILDDASTGIFNGKVFVRPDAQKINAYQSNKSITLTPKAQMYSKPELEIYADDVRCSHGATTGQLDEDALFYLRARGINETQARSLLLMAFARDVIDNIKIEPLRAFVDDKIAARL; from the coding sequence ATGAGTGTGATGACAGACCAGAAGCTTCGCATGGAAGACCGGTTCCAGGTCATGTACGAGCAGCACAACGGCCATGCCCTCAACGGGAGCAATGCATCGCTGACCACGATACGGCAGGATGCCATTGAAGACTTTGCCAAAATCGGCCTCCCGCACAAGAAAACGGAAGCCTGGAAATATACGCGCATAGAAAAAGCGCTGAGTAAAGACGTTCAGATTCAACTGCAAACTGCTACCTCTTCGCTTCAGGTTGCTGATCTTGCACCGTTTCAGATTCCTGAGCTCGATGCATACCGCGTTGTATTCCTCAACGGTCATATGCAGCCGGCGCTTGGCGACTTAAACGGATTCACAGCCGGCGTTACGTTGACCGACCTGTGCACGGCGTCTACTGAACACGCGGACCTGATGAACCCGCATTTTGCCCAATATGCTAATCCGGATTCAGATGCGTTTGTAGCCCTGAACACGGCGTTTGCCAAAGATGGCTTGTTTCTACACGTACCACAGCGTACGGTATTAGACAAACCCATCCATGTCATCCACTTGTTCGATATGCAGGCGGACCAGATGCTCCAGCCCCGCATGTTGTTTGTTGCTGAAGCCGGCAGTCAGGTCAAAGTGATCGAGAGCTTTGCCTCGCTCAACAATGGCGCTGCAACGTTTGTGAACAGCGTAACAGAATGGGTCGTGGAAGCGCGCGCCCACGTCGACCATTATCAGTTGCAGGAATTCGGCGAAGAAACTACAGTTGTTGCAGACATCCACGCACAGCAGGCAGCAACAAGCTTCTTCAGCACCCACACCACTTCGCTTACTGGCAAGATGATCAGAAACAACCTGACCATCGTCCCCGATGCTGAAGATTGTGAGAGCCACTTGTTTGGCTTTGTGCTGGGCAAAAACGATATGCACGTCGACAACCATACATTGGTTGACCACAAGAAGCCCAATTGCTTTAGCAACGAGCTGTACAAAAACATCCTCGATGACGCCTCAACGGGCATATTTAACGGGAAAGTGTTTGTCCGCCCCGACGCGCAGAAAATCAATGCGTACCAGTCGAACAAAAGCATCACGCTTACGCCCAAGGCACAGATGTACTCCAAGCCGGAGCTCGAAATCTACGCGGATGATGTGCGGTGCAGCCACGGCGCAACAACGGGCCAACTCGATGAAGATGCCCTCTTCTACCTCAGAGCCCGCGGCATCAATGAAACGCAGGCACGCTCCCTGCTGCTCATGGCTTTTGCACGTGATGTAATCGACAACATCAAAATAGAGCCTTTGCGCGCATTCGTTGACGACAAAATTGCAGCACGCCTGTAA
- a CDS encoding cysteine desulfurase, which translates to MPGATLHGTPLAADSAAPRFDIYKIRADFPALDQEVHGQPLVYLDNGATAQKPQVVIDRIQSYYEKENSNIHRGVHFLSQQATDAYEQARSKMQLFINAAHAHEVLYTRGTTEAINLIASTYGRMHVQAGDEILISTMEHHSNIVPWQMLCEEKGAVLKVIPINERGEIQYDAYLNMLSDRTRIVAVCHVSNSLGTINPIADMAAAAHASGSIIVVDGAQAAPHMAIDVQALDADFYALSSHKMFGPTGVGILYGKEALLEAMPPYQGGGDMIDNVSFEKTTYNALPHKFEAGTPNIVGGIALGTAVDYLNGIGFDALHAYEASLLAYATSQLEAIDGLRIIGTATQKAGVLSFLIDDIHPYDTGAILDQLGIAVRTGHHCTQPLMDHLAIPGTARASLALYNNEADIDQLVAGLHRVKKMLG; encoded by the coding sequence ATGCCTGGTGCGACCTTACATGGTACCCCCCTTGCTGCTGACTCAGCGGCGCCTCGCTTTGATATCTATAAAATCCGAGCGGACTTTCCGGCATTGGATCAGGAAGTGCACGGCCAACCGCTTGTTTATCTGGATAATGGAGCTACGGCGCAAAAGCCACAGGTAGTTATTGACCGCATCCAGTCGTATTACGAAAAAGAGAATAGTAATATTCACCGGGGCGTCCACTTCCTGAGCCAGCAGGCAACGGATGCATACGAGCAAGCCCGGTCGAAAATGCAGCTATTCATCAACGCTGCGCACGCGCATGAAGTGTTGTACACCCGCGGCACCACAGAGGCCATCAACCTCATTGCATCTACATACGGGCGCATGCACGTGCAGGCCGGCGATGAAATTCTGATCTCTACGATGGAGCACCACTCCAACATCGTACCCTGGCAGATGTTATGTGAGGAGAAAGGAGCGGTACTGAAAGTCATTCCGATCAACGAACGCGGAGAAATTCAGTACGATGCGTACTTGAACATGCTCTCCGACCGGACGCGGATTGTAGCTGTTTGCCATGTATCCAATAGCCTCGGCACAATCAATCCGATAGCCGATATGGCTGCGGCTGCGCATGCCAGTGGCAGCATCATCGTTGTTGACGGTGCCCAGGCAGCCCCACACATGGCCATCGATGTGCAAGCATTGGATGCAGATTTTTACGCGTTGTCGAGCCACAAAATGTTTGGCCCAACGGGTGTTGGTATCCTCTATGGCAAAGAAGCCCTGCTTGAGGCAATGCCACCATACCAGGGCGGCGGGGATATGATTGACAATGTGTCATTCGAAAAAACGACTTACAACGCACTCCCCCACAAGTTTGAAGCCGGCACCCCCAACATTGTTGGTGGCATTGCATTGGGCACCGCAGTTGATTACCTCAACGGAATCGGATTTGATGCCTTGCATGCCTATGAAGCGTCTTTGCTTGCCTATGCAACAAGCCAGTTGGAAGCCATCGATGGCTTGCGCATCATCGGTACAGCAACACAAAAAGCCGGCGTACTGTCTTTCCTGATTGATGATATCCATCCGTATGACACCGGAGCCATCCTCGACCAGTTGGGGATTGCTGTCCGAACCGGACACCATTGCACGCAACCACTGATGGATCACCTGGCAATCCCCGGTACAGCGCGTGCCTCCCTTGCACTCTATAACAATGAAGCGGACATCGACCAGCTTGTGGCCGGCTTGCACCG